In Chryseobacterium lactis, a single genomic region encodes these proteins:
- a CDS encoding type II glyceraldehyde-3-phosphate dehydrogenase, which produces MEKIKVAVNGYGVIGKRVADAVQMQEDMELSGVCDVVTDWRIQMAVLKKYPVFASDDTFQIKMNEAGINSSGTLNDLLASSDIIVDCTPKKIAAQNIELYKKLGKKFILQGGEKHETTGHSFSAENNYATALNLDATRVVSCNTTSIVRTLTALKNAGLLLKARGTLLRRATDPWESHLTGIMNTLVPEKEIPSHQGPDAQSVDPSFDVITSAVKVPETLSHLHYWNVQLTRKADKEEVLDAFNKSTRIAMIKYSDELAANNTVKELMLAIGRPYGDMYEVALWQDMLKVVGDEVFYAYLVDNQAIVIPETIDAIRALTGIEPDAEKSILKTNESLGVKQSFY; this is translated from the coding sequence ATGGAAAAGATTAAAGTAGCCGTAAACGGATATGGTGTCATTGGCAAACGGGTTGCCGATGCCGTACAGATGCAGGAAGACATGGAACTGTCAGGTGTATGTGATGTGGTAACTGACTGGCGCATTCAAATGGCGGTATTAAAAAAATATCCTGTGTTTGCTTCCGATGATACTTTTCAAATTAAGATGAACGAAGCCGGAATAAATTCATCAGGCACATTGAACGACCTGCTTGCATCATCAGATATTATTGTGGATTGCACACCCAAGAAAATCGCTGCTCAAAATATAGAGCTTTATAAAAAACTTGGTAAAAAGTTTATTTTACAGGGAGGTGAAAAGCATGAAACAACCGGTCATTCCTTTAGTGCCGAAAACAACTATGCCACTGCACTTAACCTTGATGCTACAAGAGTAGTTTCCTGCAACACTACATCCATTGTGAGAACATTAACCGCCCTGAAGAATGCAGGCTTGCTCTTAAAAGCAAGAGGTACTCTACTTCGTCGTGCAACCGACCCATGGGAAAGTCATTTGACCGGGATTATGAATACCCTAGTTCCCGAAAAAGAAATACCAAGTCATCAGGGGCCGGATGCGCAATCCGTTGACCCCTCTTTTGACGTTATCACATCAGCAGTTAAAGTACCGGAAACGTTAAGCCATCTACATTACTGGAATGTACAGTTGACCAGAAAGGCCGATAAGGAAGAAGTTTTGGATGCGTTCAATAAATCTACCAGAATTGCAATGATTAAATACAGCGATGAGTTAGCCGCTAATAATACAGTTAAGGAATTAATGCTTGCAATAGGCCGCCCTTATGGAGATATGTATGAAGTAGCCTTGTGGCAAGACATGCTGAAAGTGGTTGGAGATGAAGTGTTCTATGCTTACCTAGTCGATAATCAGGCTATCGTAATCCCCGAAACCATTGACGCTATCCGTGCCCTAACCGGAATTGAACCAGACGCTGAAAAGTCGATACTTAAGACCAACGAAAGCCTTGGAGTTAAACAGAGTTTTTATTAG
- a CDS encoding ATP cone domain-containing protein, whose protein sequence is MKIPISIVKKSGDIVVFDVEKLTNSLRRASAGENVIQQIVGEVQSTIYEGMTTSKIYKIAFDLLKKYSRVSASKYKLKTALFELGPSGFPFEKLVGKLMAHEGFSTQVGVIVQGNCVSHEIDVIADKDDQHCFIECKFHSDQGRFCNVKIPLYVNSRFLDVEKQWKKQKSNEGKISKGGVYTNTRFTSDATQYGKCAGLLMASWDYPFGNGLKERIDKSGLHPLTALTTLTKNEKTKLLDLGLVLCKEIYENPEVLNQIGISKPRHKNIIKDAKELCSLH, encoded by the coding sequence ATGAAGATTCCCATTAGCATCGTAAAAAAGTCCGGAGATATTGTCGTATTTGATGTCGAAAAACTCACTAATTCACTTAGGCGCGCGTCTGCTGGGGAAAACGTCATTCAGCAAATTGTTGGTGAGGTTCAGTCCACGATTTACGAGGGCATGACCACCTCAAAGATCTATAAAATTGCTTTTGATTTGTTAAAAAAATATTCCCGCGTAAGTGCTTCAAAATACAAACTCAAAACCGCACTCTTTGAATTGGGTCCCTCCGGTTTTCCCTTTGAAAAATTAGTGGGCAAACTGATGGCTCATGAAGGTTTTTCCACCCAGGTTGGGGTCATTGTTCAGGGAAATTGCGTGTCGCATGAAATAGATGTCATCGCTGACAAAGACGACCAGCACTGTTTTATTGAATGTAAATTTCACAGCGACCAAGGGAGATTTTGCAATGTAAAAATTCCTCTGTATGTCAATTCCAGATTTCTGGATGTAGAAAAACAGTGGAAAAAACAAAAAAGTAACGAAGGAAAAATATCTAAAGGAGGTGTGTACACCAATACAAGATTCACTTCTGATGCCACACAATATGGGAAATGTGCAGGTTTACTAATGGCAAGCTGGGACTATCCTTTTGGGAACGGTTTAAAAGAGAGAATAGACAAATCCGGTTTGCACCCATTAACCGCATTAACGACCCTGACAAAAAACGAAAAAACAAAATTGTTAGACCTCGGCTTAGTCCTGTGCAAAGAAATTTATGAAAACCCGGAGGTCTTAAACCAAATCGGTATTTCAAAACCTCGCCATAAAAACATTATAAAAGATGCAAAAGAATTATGCTCTTTACATTAA
- a CDS encoding class I fructose-bisphosphate aldolase translates to MKMNDNIADLLGKKAAFYLDHVCQKITKDELLTPGKYSLEKVFGDSNRNPQVLRSLAQLYGQGNLGGTGYLSILPVDQGIEHSAVYSFYKNPDYFDPENILKLALEAGCNGVASTFGGLALNARKYAHRIPFIVKINHNELLSFPNKYDQTLFGKVKNAWDMGALAIGATIYFGSDESDRQITEISEAFEHAHQLGMATILWCYLRNEAFKTADQDYHSAADLTGQANHIGVTIQADIIKQKLPTNNFGFKNIKFGKYDDTMYEALTTPHPIDLCRLQVANCYMGKIGLINSGGDSKGESDLLEAITTAVINKRAGGTGLIMGRKAFQHPFKDGVNLLQRVQNVYLDNKITVA, encoded by the coding sequence ATGAAAATGAACGATAACATTGCAGACTTATTAGGCAAGAAGGCAGCCTTCTATTTGGATCACGTTTGCCAAAAAATTACAAAAGATGAACTGCTGACTCCAGGCAAATACAGTCTGGAAAAGGTCTTTGGCGATAGCAACAGAAACCCGCAGGTTCTGCGGAGTCTCGCTCAACTTTATGGTCAGGGTAATCTTGGCGGCACGGGTTATCTGAGCATTCTTCCCGTTGATCAGGGTATTGAGCATAGTGCTGTGTACTCATTTTATAAAAACCCCGACTATTTCGACCCTGAAAACATTTTAAAACTTGCACTCGAAGCCGGCTGTAACGGTGTGGCTTCTACCTTCGGCGGGTTAGCCTTGAATGCCCGAAAATATGCGCACAGAATCCCTTTCATTGTAAAGATTAATCACAATGAATTACTGAGCTTTCCAAATAAATATGACCAAACGCTATTTGGAAAAGTTAAAAACGCCTGGGATATGGGGGCCCTTGCCATAGGAGCAACCATCTATTTTGGTTCCGACGAAAGCGACAGGCAGATCACAGAAATTTCCGAGGCGTTTGAGCATGCCCATCAGCTCGGTATGGCGACTATATTATGGTGCTATCTTCGAAATGAGGCATTTAAAACAGCAGATCAGGATTATCACTCCGCTGCGGATTTGACAGGACAAGCCAATCATATCGGAGTAACAATTCAAGCTGATATTATTAAACAAAAATTGCCGACAAATAATTTTGGATTCAAAAACATTAAGTTCGGTAAATACGATGACACGATGTATGAGGCACTAACAACTCCCCACCCGATTGACCTCTGCAGGCTGCAGGTAGCGAACTGTTACATGGGCAAAATCGGATTAATTAACTCCGGTGGCGATTCAAAAGGTGAGTCAGATCTGCTTGAGGCCATTACAACAGCGGTCATCAACAAAAGAGCGGGCGGCACTGGACTGATTATGGGACGGAAGGCATTTCAGCACCCGTTTAAAGACGGTGTGAACTTGCTACAAAGGGTACAGAATGTATATCTCGATAATAAAATAACAGTTGCCTAA
- a CDS encoding IS1595-like element ISCrsp1 family transposase — translation MNLLNFVEQYPDEASCKSKWKEFRDKQGVECPKCGGKEHYWKQDKEQYECKNCKYRQSLRSNTVMHGSQLPFRYWFIAMHLLTSTKKSFSALELQRQLGHKYYNPIWELLHKLRAAMGNRDANYTLSDVIELDEGFFSTEIPDEEKEKPLKRGRGSQKKSKVLVMVESRPVEEKTRKKGKSRQVGYLKMKVINDLKSETITPLVKENVEETATIDSDDSTSYTRLGEVVKEHRPKVIPKKEIGKMLPWVHIAISNAKRMLLDVFHDIKPEYLQSYLNEYCYKFNRRYFGESLFDRLVVASISQKNSFRHNIK, via the coding sequence ATGAACCTACTCAATTTCGTAGAGCAATATCCTGATGAGGCAAGTTGCAAATCAAAATGGAAAGAATTTCGGGACAAGCAAGGCGTAGAATGTCCCAAATGCGGCGGAAAGGAGCATTACTGGAAGCAAGACAAAGAGCAGTATGAGTGTAAAAACTGCAAATACCGGCAAAGTTTGCGCAGTAACACAGTGATGCACGGCAGCCAGCTGCCTTTCCGCTACTGGTTTATTGCGATGCATCTGCTTACCTCGACCAAAAAAAGTTTTTCGGCACTTGAGCTGCAACGGCAATTGGGACACAAATATTACAATCCTATATGGGAATTGCTGCATAAATTACGCGCTGCAATGGGCAACCGGGATGCCAATTATACGTTGTCTGATGTAATCGAATTGGATGAGGGCTTTTTTTCGACAGAAATTCCCGATGAGGAAAAAGAAAAACCGTTAAAAAGAGGACGTGGAAGCCAAAAGAAAAGCAAGGTTCTGGTGATGGTGGAAAGCCGTCCCGTAGAAGAAAAAACCAGGAAAAAAGGAAAATCCAGACAAGTAGGATACCTGAAAATGAAAGTGATAAACGACTTGAAATCAGAAACGATAACTCCGTTGGTAAAAGAAAATGTGGAAGAAACTGCAACGATAGATTCGGACGATTCCACCTCATATACCAGATTGGGAGAAGTTGTGAAAGAGCATCGCCCAAAAGTAATTCCAAAGAAAGAGATTGGAAAAATGTTACCTTGGGTGCATATTGCAATCAGCAATGCCAAACGTATGCTGTTAGATGTTTTCCACGACATCAAACCGGAATATTTGCAAAGCTACCTCAATGAGTACTGCTACAAGTTCAACCGAAGATACTTTGGAGAATCCCTGTTCGACAGGCTTGTGGTAGCTTCTATATCTCAAAAAAATAGTTTTAGGCATAATATCAAGTAG